From the genome of Hymenobacter cellulosilyticus, one region includes:
- a CDS encoding regulatory protein RecX, giving the protein MYQEQPKKKFYTPGEALPKIAAYCAYQERTTKEVEAKLREYGLNEDEAGEIVIRLSREKLLDEERFAKSFVRGKVGIKKWGRRRITQELKQKGLSDYCIKAGLKEIDGDVYYQNLVDTLEKRNRVEKEGNQRLRRQKLTMFLTVKGYENDLIKMALDDLGKEAEQED; this is encoded by the coding sequence ATGTATCAAGAGCAACCCAAGAAGAAGTTTTACACGCCCGGCGAGGCGCTACCCAAAATTGCGGCCTACTGCGCCTACCAGGAGCGTACTACCAAGGAGGTGGAAGCCAAGCTGCGCGAGTACGGTTTGAACGAGGACGAGGCCGGCGAAATCGTTATTCGCCTGAGCCGGGAAAAGCTGCTCGACGAAGAGCGGTTCGCCAAATCCTTCGTGCGGGGTAAGGTCGGCATCAAGAAGTGGGGCCGCCGCCGCATTACGCAGGAGCTCAAGCAGAAAGGCTTGTCCGATTACTGCATCAAGGCTGGCCTGAAGGAAATTGACGGTGACGTGTACTACCAGAACCTGGTCGACACGCTAGAAAAGCGCAACCGTGTGGAAAAGGAAGGCAACCAGCGCCTGCGCCGCCAGAAGCTCACCATGTTCCTGACCGTGAAAGGCTACGAAAACGACCTGATCAAAATGGCCCTGGATGATCTGGGCAAGGAGGCAGAACAGGAGGATTGA